A window from Gossypium raimondii isolate GPD5lz chromosome 7, ASM2569854v1, whole genome shotgun sequence encodes these proteins:
- the LOC105801672 gene encoding cytochrome P450 85A isoform X2, with protein MGVLMVIVGMFVMVLCMCTAVLRWNEMRYRKKGLPPGTMGWPVFGETTEFLKQGPNFMKNQRARYGSFFKSHILGCPTVVSMDPELNRYILMNEAKGLVPGYPQSMLDILGKCNIAAVHGSTHKQMRGALLALISPTMIRQQLLPKIDEFMRAFLSNWDNQVINIQDRTKEMAFLSSLKQIASAESSSVAQQFMPEFFKLVLGTLSLPIDLPGTNYRRGFQARQNILKILGQLIEKRRDSEESHKDMLGYLMRNDDNNRHKLSDDEIIDQIITILYSGYETVSTTSMMAVKYLHDHPTVLEELRKEHRGIRERKRADEPIECNDLKSMRFTRAVIFETSRLATIVNGVLRKTTQDMELNGYVIPKGWRIYVYTREINYDPFLYPDPLAFNPWRWMDKGLESQNYFLIFGGGTRQCPGKELGIAEISTFLHYFVTRYRWEEVGGEKLMKFPRVEAPNGLHIRVSSY; from the exons ATGGGTGTTTTAATGGTGATTGTTGGGATGTTTGTAATGGTGCTGTGTATGTGCACTGCAGTTTTGAGATGGAACGAGATGAGATACAGGAAGAAAGGTCTGCCCCCTGGTACTATGGGTTGGCCTGTCTTTGGAGAAACCACTGAGTTTCTCAAACAAGGCCCTAACTTCATGAAAAACCAAAGAGCAAG GTATGGCAGCTTCTTCAAATCCCATATTCTAGGATGTCCTACAGTTGTTTCCATGGATCCAGAGCTGAACAGATATATACTCATGAATGAAGCCAAGGGGCTTGTTCCTGGATACCCACAGTCCATGCTTGATATCTTGGGAAAATGCAATATTGCAGCCGTCCACGGCTCCACCCATAAGCAAATGAGAGGAGCCCTCCTTGCCCTCATTAGCCCCACTATGATCAGACAACAACTTTTGCCCAAAATCGATGAATTCATGAGAGCTTTCCTCTCTAATTGGGACAACCAAGTCATTAACATCCAAGACAGGACCAAAGAg ATGGCTTTTTTATCATCACTTAAGCAAATCGCCAGTGCTGAATCCAGTTCAGTAGCTCAACAATTCATGCCTGAGTTCTTTAAACTGGTTTTAGGCACCTTATCACTTCCTATTGATCTCCCTGGTACCAATTATCGTCGAGGATTTCAG GCAAGACAgaacattttgaaaatattggGACAATTgatagaaaagagaagagatagTGAAGAATCCCACAAGGACATGCTTGGGTACTTGATGAGAAATGATGACAATAATCGACATAAACTAAGTGATGATGAGATCATTGACCAAATAATCACAATCTTGTATTCTGGTTATGAGACTGTTTCCACTACATCAATGATGGCTGTCAAGTATCTCCATGATCATCCAACAGTTCTTGAAGAGCTAAGA AAAGAACATAGGGGaatcagagaaagaaaaagggcaGATGAACCAATTGAATGCAATGATCTTAAGTCAATGAGATTTACAAGAGCA GTGATTTTTGAGACATCAAGATTAGCTACAATTGTTAATGGAGTTTTGAGGAAAACTACTCAAGATATGGAGCTAAATG GATATGTGATTCCTAAAGGCTGGAGAATTTATGTTTATACAAGAGAAATAAACTATGATCCATTCCTATATCCAGATCCATTAGCCTTCAATCCATGGAGATGGATG GACAAGGGCTTggaatctcaaaattatttcttgATATTTGGAGGGGGCACCAGGCAATGTCCAGGAAAGGAACTTGGAATTGCAGAAATTTCTACTTTCCTTCACTATTTTGTAACTAGATACag ATGGGAAGAAGTTGGGGGagaaaaattgatgaaatttccAAGAGTTGAAGCACCAAATGGGCTACACATTAGAGTTTCATCCTACTGA
- the LOC105801672 gene encoding cytochrome P450 85A isoform X1 has protein sequence MGVLMVIVGMFVMVLCMCTAVLRWNEMRYRKKGLPPGTMGWPVFGETTEFLKQGPNFMKNQRASRYGSFFKSHILGCPTVVSMDPELNRYILMNEAKGLVPGYPQSMLDILGKCNIAAVHGSTHKQMRGALLALISPTMIRQQLLPKIDEFMRAFLSNWDNQVINIQDRTKEMAFLSSLKQIASAESSSVAQQFMPEFFKLVLGTLSLPIDLPGTNYRRGFQARQNILKILGQLIEKRRDSEESHKDMLGYLMRNDDNNRHKLSDDEIIDQIITILYSGYETVSTTSMMAVKYLHDHPTVLEELRKEHRGIRERKRADEPIECNDLKSMRFTRAVIFETSRLATIVNGVLRKTTQDMELNGYVIPKGWRIYVYTREINYDPFLYPDPLAFNPWRWMDKGLESQNYFLIFGGGTRQCPGKELGIAEISTFLHYFVTRYRWEEVGGEKLMKFPRVEAPNGLHIRVSSY, from the exons ATGGGTGTTTTAATGGTGATTGTTGGGATGTTTGTAATGGTGCTGTGTATGTGCACTGCAGTTTTGAGATGGAACGAGATGAGATACAGGAAGAAAGGTCTGCCCCCTGGTACTATGGGTTGGCCTGTCTTTGGAGAAACCACTGAGTTTCTCAAACAAGGCCCTAACTTCATGAAAAACCAAAGAGCAAG CAGGTATGGCAGCTTCTTCAAATCCCATATTCTAGGATGTCCTACAGTTGTTTCCATGGATCCAGAGCTGAACAGATATATACTCATGAATGAAGCCAAGGGGCTTGTTCCTGGATACCCACAGTCCATGCTTGATATCTTGGGAAAATGCAATATTGCAGCCGTCCACGGCTCCACCCATAAGCAAATGAGAGGAGCCCTCCTTGCCCTCATTAGCCCCACTATGATCAGACAACAACTTTTGCCCAAAATCGATGAATTCATGAGAGCTTTCCTCTCTAATTGGGACAACCAAGTCATTAACATCCAAGACAGGACCAAAGAg ATGGCTTTTTTATCATCACTTAAGCAAATCGCCAGTGCTGAATCCAGTTCAGTAGCTCAACAATTCATGCCTGAGTTCTTTAAACTGGTTTTAGGCACCTTATCACTTCCTATTGATCTCCCTGGTACCAATTATCGTCGAGGATTTCAG GCAAGACAgaacattttgaaaatattggGACAATTgatagaaaagagaagagatagTGAAGAATCCCACAAGGACATGCTTGGGTACTTGATGAGAAATGATGACAATAATCGACATAAACTAAGTGATGATGAGATCATTGACCAAATAATCACAATCTTGTATTCTGGTTATGAGACTGTTTCCACTACATCAATGATGGCTGTCAAGTATCTCCATGATCATCCAACAGTTCTTGAAGAGCTAAGA AAAGAACATAGGGGaatcagagaaagaaaaagggcaGATGAACCAATTGAATGCAATGATCTTAAGTCAATGAGATTTACAAGAGCA GTGATTTTTGAGACATCAAGATTAGCTACAATTGTTAATGGAGTTTTGAGGAAAACTACTCAAGATATGGAGCTAAATG GATATGTGATTCCTAAAGGCTGGAGAATTTATGTTTATACAAGAGAAATAAACTATGATCCATTCCTATATCCAGATCCATTAGCCTTCAATCCATGGAGATGGATG GACAAGGGCTTggaatctcaaaattatttcttgATATTTGGAGGGGGCACCAGGCAATGTCCAGGAAAGGAACTTGGAATTGCAGAAATTTCTACTTTCCTTCACTATTTTGTAACTAGATACag ATGGGAAGAAGTTGGGGGagaaaaattgatgaaatttccAAGAGTTGAAGCACCAAATGGGCTACACATTAGAGTTTCATCCTACTGA